A stretch of the Haloplanus aerogenes genome encodes the following:
- a CDS encoding RNA-guided pseudouridylation complex pseudouridine synthase subunit Cbf5 has product MTHLRDPPGTRSLAALLSFGVVNLDKPPGPSAHQVAGWVRDLADVDRAAHAGTLDPKVTGCLPVMLGDATRLAPVFLEGRKEYVAVLELHGRPPADLDSVLAEFEGEIYQKPPRKSAVARRLRTRTIHDLTALETRDRQVLLRIECESGTYIRKLCHDLGLALGTGAHMGDLRRTATDPFDDRDLVTLHDLSDALAFAEEGDEEPIREIVAPAERILEDLPAVTIAPSAAEQVATGAPVYAPGVIDSEASPTPRSAGETVDADPADEDALVACVTPNGSAVCLGRLVGDPNADSGVVVDLERVLV; this is encoded by the coding sequence GTGACTCACCTTCGCGATCCCCCTGGAACCCGCTCGCTCGCGGCGCTGCTCTCGTTCGGCGTCGTCAACCTCGACAAGCCGCCCGGCCCCTCCGCCCACCAAGTTGCCGGATGGGTGCGCGACCTCGCGGACGTCGACCGCGCGGCCCACGCCGGCACGCTCGACCCGAAAGTGACGGGCTGTCTGCCGGTCATGCTCGGCGACGCCACCCGCCTCGCGCCCGTCTTTCTGGAGGGCCGCAAGGAGTACGTCGCCGTCCTCGAACTCCACGGGCGCCCGCCCGCCGACCTCGACAGCGTCCTCGCCGAATTCGAAGGCGAGATCTACCAGAAACCGCCGCGCAAGAGCGCCGTCGCTCGTCGACTCCGTACCCGGACGATTCACGATCTGACTGCCCTCGAAACCCGCGACCGACAGGTCCTCCTCCGGATCGAGTGTGAGAGCGGCACCTACATCCGCAAACTGTGTCACGACCTCGGCCTCGCACTCGGGACGGGGGCACACATGGGCGACCTCCGCCGGACTGCGACCGACCCCTTCGACGATCGGGATCTCGTGACGCTCCACGATCTGTCCGACGCCCTCGCATTCGCCGAGGAGGGCGACGAGGAGCCGATTCGGGAGATCGTCGCCCCTGCCGAGCGGATTCTGGAGGACCTCCCGGCGGTGACCATCGCCCCGAGCGCCGCCGAACAGGTAGCGACGGGGGCGCCGGTGTACGCCCCCGGCGTCATCGACAGCGAGGCGTCACCGACGCCTCGAAGCGCCGGTGAAACCGTCGACGCCGATCCGGCCGACGAGGACGCCCTCGTCGCCTGTGTCACGCCGAACGGGTCGGCAGTGTGTCTGGGTCGACTCGTCGGCGATCCAAACGCCGATTCGGGCGTCGTCGTCGATCTGGAGCGGGTGCTCGTCTAG
- a CDS encoding winged helix-turn-helix domain-containing protein, with amino-acid sequence MSTDTNPEGDSLPVSRTSSTFPEPVEHGAAVQNVLNDLAPSREDERPGDRDTLYDRAVTYWREHVGDYEQEPHLLDADFSAEWLPDGRFALLLTTSKWKAGVNGANGYSPFYEQHLKLREVVAEGVEEDDANRGQEFVDGLLLEKPPLALHVEVMPQYRDLVYKDGNVLECPYGEGTRLVAWTTWAESGEAVETRAYDALRAAYGEDAVDVEADRNYDSRRIAKAEAHIRFALAKKNAAVETVEQSKNLIEWGGEAEIDAAQRRLQEGWLEARVSSGRWDLLGFDAPGKFKTELKIYQADRWHKKPPSDPFRHPKMEASFDGVEDGKLPHVDQWDAVLDYLKAVVATHAEWASIGRADLVEDDFFAGPAAPRWGYLKPDGRREMLHNRYKDRATAVYREALKESTTAVYDLLRVIQREGGATYDHLVRETGLARSTVRYHVARLAEEGVLKRLGNPVLVVFVSRDLLERAGDVLQEARPGDSAEDLEERADERRQRREEQRDSDEHDDAEGLDADDDGASWAFLRDAPIGADGLLQRLYDERLGECDVRVRVSSLNAPPG; translated from the coding sequence ATGAGTACCGACACGAACCCGGAGGGCGACAGCCTCCCGGTCAGCCGTACCTCCTCGACGTTCCCGGAACCGGTCGAACATGGGGCCGCTGTGCAAAACGTCCTGAACGACCTCGCGCCCAGCCGCGAGGACGAGCGTCCGGGAGACCGCGATACGCTGTACGACCGCGCAGTCACGTACTGGCGCGAGCACGTGGGCGATTACGAACAGGAACCCCACCTCCTCGACGCTGACTTTTCCGCGGAGTGGCTTCCTGACGGTCGTTTCGCCCTCCTCCTGACGACCTCGAAATGGAAAGCCGGTGTGAACGGGGCGAACGGATACTCTCCGTTCTACGAACAGCATCTCAAACTCCGCGAGGTCGTCGCGGAAGGCGTCGAGGAGGACGACGCGAACCGCGGACAGGAGTTCGTCGACGGTCTCCTCCTGGAGAAACCACCACTCGCTCTCCACGTCGAAGTCATGCCACAGTACCGCGACCTCGTCTACAAAGACGGGAACGTCCTAGAGTGTCCGTACGGGGAAGGAACCCGCCTCGTCGCCTGGACGACCTGGGCGGAGTCAGGGGAGGCCGTAGAAACGCGTGCGTACGACGCGCTACGCGCCGCGTACGGGGAGGACGCCGTCGACGTTGAGGCTGACCGGAACTACGACTCCCGACGTATCGCGAAGGCGGAGGCACACATCCGGTTCGCCCTCGCGAAGAAGAACGCCGCCGTCGAGACGGTCGAACAGTCGAAGAACCTGATAGAGTGGGGTGGGGAGGCCGAGATCGACGCCGCCCAGCGCCGCCTCCAGGAGGGATGGCTGGAGGCCCGCGTCTCCTCCGGCCGCTGGGACCTTCTCGGGTTCGACGCACCGGGGAAGTTCAAAACGGAGCTGAAAATCTACCAGGCCGACCGCTGGCACAAGAAGCCACCCAGCGACCCGTTCCGGCACCCGAAAATGGAGGCGTCGTTCGACGGCGTCGAGGACGGGAAACTCCCGCACGTCGATCAGTGGGACGCCGTCCTCGACTATCTGAAAGCGGTCGTCGCGACGCACGCGGAATGGGCGAGTATCGGTCGGGCGGACCTCGTCGAGGACGACTTTTTCGCGGGACCCGCCGCGCCACGCTGGGGCTACCTGAAACCTGACGGACGGCGTGAAATGCTCCACAATCGGTACAAGGACCGTGCGACCGCCGTGTACCGCGAGGCGTTGAAAGAGTCAACGACGGCCGTGTACGACCTCCTCCGCGTTATCCAGCGCGAGGGCGGAGCGACGTACGACCACCTCGTCCGGGAAACCGGCCTCGCCCGGTCGACCGTCCGTTATCACGTCGCCCGCCTCGCGGAGGAGGGCGTCCTGAAACGGCTGGGGAACCCCGTCCTCGTGGTGTTCGTCTCCCGTGACCTCCTAGAGCGAGCGGGTGACGTACTCCAGGAGGCACGCCCCGGCGACTCCGCCGAGGACCTGGAGGAGCGAGCCGACGAGCGTCGCCAGCGTCGGGAGGAGCAGCGAGACTCCGACGAACACGACGACGCCGAGGGCCTCGACGCTGACGACGACGGCGCGTCCTGGGCGTTCCTCCGTGACGCCCCGATAGGTGCCGACGGCCTCCTCCAGCGCCTCTACGACGAGCGGCTGGGGGAGTGCGACGTTCGCGTTCGCGTCTCCAGCCTCAACGCCCCGCCAGGCTGA
- a CDS encoding adenylate kinase: MSDPHVLLLGAPGAGKGTQSKRLAETFDIEHVTTGDALRANKDMDISHMDTEYDTPRAYMEAGELVPDEVVNEIVKTALSEADGYVLDGYPRNLDQAEYLSEITDLDVVVFLDVSEEELVDRLTGRRVCDECGANYHVEFSPPEEEGVCDECGGDLIQRDDDTEDTVRERLRVYEENTEPVVEHYRDEGTLVEVDGEGTPDDVFEAIRGEVEAATE, encoded by the coding sequence ATGAGCGATCCTCATGTGCTGTTGCTCGGCGCACCGGGAGCGGGCAAAGGAACCCAGAGCAAGCGCCTCGCGGAGACGTTCGACATCGAACACGTCACGACGGGTGACGCGCTCCGCGCGAACAAAGATATGGACATCAGCCACATGGACACCGAGTACGACACGCCGCGAGCGTACATGGAGGCCGGCGAACTCGTCCCCGACGAAGTCGTCAACGAAATCGTCAAGACGGCGCTCTCCGAGGCCGACGGCTACGTTCTCGACGGCTACCCCCGCAACCTCGATCAGGCCGAGTACCTCTCGGAGATCACCGACCTCGACGTCGTCGTCTTCCTCGACGTGAGCGAGGAGGAACTCGTCGACCGTCTCACCGGTCGCCGCGTCTGTGACGAGTGTGGCGCCAACTACCACGTCGAGTTCAGCCCGCCGGAAGAGGAGGGCGTCTGCGACGAGTGTGGCGGCGACCTGATCCAGCGCGACGACGACACGGAGGACACCGTCCGCGAACGCCTCCGCGTGTACGAGGAGAACACCGAACCCGTCGTCGAACACTACCGCGACGAGGGGACCCTCGTCGAAGTCGACGGCGAGGGCACGCCGGACGACGTGTTCGAGGCGATTCGCGGGGAAGTCGAAGCGGCGACAGAGTAA
- a CDS encoding ATP-binding protein, which produces MSETWSGVETLTDLEARTETGTFLGTSRHTDAADMRREFSIPSFDEQAFNYPSTVPGALLHAKDNSAYSPAGGTELLAEGPMGAGKSTLLLEWSIRLLEVNAGEAVVWRGDETRSEWTPLAPWARVCLPASCRGGVTAKVVSTDEEDAYRREVDLKEVVREVVFYDDVADLWERCVEPGKFHVVYPDPEMRGCQEAYERSSSHYEELEFSPDDPVRHWWVGALLQRQEFGPYSFTSWICDEIGDIASQDASKDAFATYQKVELLQDIVVDARKFNLSLYLAGQNPEDIHDKVRRKVRWRITMNGRANPTRGSQVVGFRSVPMNTDLTSRMSVGKALMWTETNFEAFAWGDVPKPTGEELRVDLDASISKAAPGETSEPDEGRGVVSS; this is translated from the coding sequence ATGAGTGAAACCTGGAGTGGCGTCGAGACGCTGACCGACCTGGAGGCCCGTACGGAGACGGGTACGTTCCTCGGCACGTCTCGGCACACCGACGCGGCCGATATGCGGCGGGAGTTCAGTATCCCGTCGTTCGACGAACAGGCGTTCAACTACCCGAGTACCGTCCCCGGGGCACTCCTCCATGCAAAGGACAACTCCGCGTATTCCCCAGCAGGAGGGACCGAGTTACTGGCGGAGGGTCCGATGGGTGCCGGTAAGTCGACGCTCCTTCTGGAGTGGTCGATCCGACTCCTTGAGGTGAACGCTGGGGAGGCGGTCGTGTGGCGCGGAGACGAGACGCGTTCGGAGTGGACGCCCCTTGCTCCGTGGGCGCGTGTGTGCCTCCCGGCGTCGTGCCGGGGCGGCGTGACCGCTAAGGTCGTCTCGACGGACGAGGAGGACGCGTACCGTCGGGAGGTCGACCTGAAGGAGGTCGTCCGCGAGGTCGTGTTCTACGACGACGTGGCGGACTTGTGGGAGCGGTGCGTGGAACCCGGCAAGTTCCATGTAGTCTATCCCGACCCGGAGATGCGCGGCTGTCAGGAGGCGTACGAACGCTCCTCGTCACACTACGAGGAGTTAGAGTTCTCCCCGGACGATCCGGTTCGGCACTGGTGGGTCGGTGCGCTCCTCCAGCGCCAGGAGTTCGGCCCGTACAGTTTCACGTCCTGGATTTGCGACGAGATAGGCGACATAGCGAGTCAGGACGCGAGCAAAGACGCGTTCGCGACGTATCAGAAGGTGGAACTCCTCCAGGACATCGTCGTCGACGCGCGGAAGTTCAACCTCTCGCTGTACCTCGCGGGACAGAACCCGGAAGACATTCACGACAAGGTCCGGCGAAAGGTGCGCTGGCGGATTACGATGAACGGACGGGCGAACCCGACGAGGGGGAGTCAGGTCGTCGGGTTCCGCTCGGTGCCGATGAACACGGACCTGACCTCGCGTATGTCGGTCGGGAAGGCCCTCATGTGGACGGAAACGAATTTCGAGGCGTTCGCGTGGGGTGACGTTCCCAAACCGACGGGTGAGGAGCTGCGGGTCGACCTCGACGCGTCAATCTCGAAGGCCGCGCCCGGCGAGACGAGCGAACCTGACGAGGGTCGGGGGGTGGTTTCGTCGTGA
- a CDS encoding DUF7563 family protein, translating to MDLIPLDPESNPSECQFCGTHVSDDFRRTLGDEDNVAHRCLACDSRPRIQSGSAAGREVKYPDPADQPNRNRGRNVSETLSDGGVDQ from the coding sequence GTGGATTTGATTCCCCTCGACCCCGAATCGAATCCTTCTGAGTGCCAGTTCTGTGGCACCCACGTCTCCGACGACTTCCGGCGAACCCTCGGGGACGAGGATAACGTTGCTCACCGGTGTCTCGCGTGCGATTCGCGCCCGCGTATCCAGTCCGGAAGCGCCGCCGGACGGGAGGTCAAGTACCCCGACCCGGCGGATCAACCGAATCGGAATCGGGGCCGAAACGTCTCTGAAACACTTTCTGACGGAGGTGTCGACCAGTGA
- a CDS encoding DUF106 domain-containing protein yields the protein MARIEQKVRDLVSEDAGMESVVRTVLDHAEDGEVKWVDVRDDLSSGQWGRLIETGVLVDGDAGFELADAEATRDALENGTADAGTATATSSSSTDSDETESSWSMWDKGAAVVSIALFAGYSWAPMRNIIGNAMNVFLGPLNSALPFYAVVMILAVVTGLYSTLLQANLMDTEMMGEYQEKMQEIQEKRKEAKERGDDEALDRIQEEQMEAMGDQMGMFKEQFRPMVWIMFLTIPVFLWMYWGVGIGANATPIFNLEPLVLPFAGEKAWTDQVLGPIQVWIVWYFLCSMGFTQIIRKGLNIDISPTG from the coding sequence ATGGCACGGATCGAGCAGAAGGTGCGAGACCTCGTCTCCGAAGACGCGGGGATGGAGTCGGTCGTCCGGACAGTCCTGGACCACGCGGAGGACGGTGAGGTCAAGTGGGTCGACGTCCGCGACGACTTATCGAGCGGACAATGGGGCCGCCTCATCGAGACGGGCGTACTGGTCGACGGCGACGCCGGATTCGAACTGGCGGACGCCGAGGCGACCCGCGACGCCCTCGAAAACGGTACAGCGGACGCGGGGACCGCGACGGCTACCTCGTCATCGTCGACCGACAGCGACGAGACCGAGTCCTCGTGGTCGATGTGGGACAAGGGCGCGGCGGTCGTCAGTATCGCCCTCTTTGCGGGCTACTCGTGGGCGCCGATGCGCAACATCATCGGCAACGCGATGAACGTGTTCCTCGGCCCCCTGAACTCGGCGCTCCCGTTCTACGCCGTCGTCATGATCCTCGCAGTCGTGACCGGGCTGTACTCGACGCTCCTGCAGGCGAACCTGATGGACACGGAGATGATGGGCGAGTATCAGGAGAAGATGCAGGAGATTCAGGAGAAACGCAAGGAAGCGAAAGAGCGCGGCGACGACGAGGCCCTCGACCGCATTCAGGAGGAGCAGATGGAGGCCATGGGCGACCAGATGGGCATGTTCAAAGAGCAGTTCCGCCCGATGGTGTGGATCATGTTCCTCACGATTCCGGTCTTCCTGTGGATGTACTGGGGCGTCGGTATCGGAGCGAACGCGACGCCGATCTTCAATCTCGAACCGCTCGTTCTCCCCTTCGCGGGCGAGAAGGCGTGGACCGATCAGGTGCTCGGCCCGATTCAGGTGTGGATTGTCTGGTACTTCCTCTGCTCGATGGGGTTCACACAGATCATCCGCAAGGGGCTGAACATCGACATCAGCCCGACCGGATAG
- a CDS encoding DUF4326 domain-containing protein: MSLQDFGVERFDRPRLKVKDEDGRVACPVTHNPIEYTEGEIEIAVASLADATLKGALSNAGVSSVRAYGFDSPHAEVVVPETCRGPEAAGWSDEFVGVEVSFTDYPRYVPVRRDDLAPAGRHVDALQVDGVEEIDAEAGGADEDEDEPGDDEQRTRVGHCQHDETDVYIGRHGDGGEHDFLSVDESGAAGWLGNPYPVEVFGRQESVAMFTHALLTELEERPELRRELVERCRGKVLGCWCQRLDEDGPLCHGEVIARVVDDVIQKVDSDELEGSE; the protein is encoded by the coding sequence GTGAGCCTCCAGGACTTCGGCGTCGAGCGGTTCGACCGCCCGCGCCTGAAGGTGAAAGACGAGGACGGCCGTGTCGCCTGTCCCGTCACACACAACCCGATAGAGTACACGGAGGGAGAGATAGAGATCGCCGTCGCCTCGCTCGCTGACGCGACCCTGAAAGGGGCGCTGTCGAACGCGGGCGTCTCCTCCGTCCGTGCGTACGGATTCGACTCCCCGCACGCCGAGGTCGTCGTCCCCGAGACGTGCCGCGGCCCGGAGGCCGCCGGCTGGAGTGACGAGTTCGTGGGCGTCGAGGTCAGTTTCACCGACTACCCGCGCTACGTTCCCGTCCGTCGCGACGACCTCGCGCCCGCGGGTCGACACGTCGACGCGCTTCAGGTGGACGGCGTCGAGGAGATCGACGCCGAGGCCGGCGGCGCGGACGAGGACGAGGACGAGCCGGGCGACGACGAACAGCGAACCCGCGTCGGTCACTGTCAGCACGACGAGACGGACGTGTATATCGGCCGCCACGGAGACGGCGGGGAGCACGACTTTCTGTCCGTCGACGAATCCGGGGCAGCCGGGTGGCTGGGGAACCCGTACCCCGTCGAAGTGTTCGGCCGACAGGAGTCCGTCGCCATGTTCACCCACGCCCTCCTGACCGAACTGGAGGAGCGTCCAGAACTCCGTCGCGAACTCGTCGAACGCTGTCGTGGGAAGGTACTCGGCTGTTGGTGCCAGCGTCTCGATGAGGACGGCCCGCTGTGTCACGGAGAGGTTATCGCCCGCGTCGTCGACGACGTGATTCAGAAGGTCGACAGCGACGAACTGGAGGGGTCGGAGTGA
- the icd gene encoding isocitrate dehydrogenase (NADP(+)): MSYDKVEVPADGERITVDEDGELDVPSNPIIPIIYGDGIGKDVSPAAQQVLEVAAEATGRSIHWMRLYAGESARERYDENLPEETVEAIREHRVAIKGPLTTPVGSGFRSLNVALRKKLDLYANMRPTYYLDGVPSPVTNPEKMDMVNFRENTEDVYAGIEWEAGTDEVERVREFIEDEMGKTGIIHDGPVGIGIKPISEFGSKRLIRQAIDYALRNDRDSVTLVHKGNIMKFTEAAFRDWGYELAEEEYGDEVITEDVLWDEYDGEAPEDVVVVKDRIADNMLQQLLTRTEQYDVLAMPNLNGDYLSDAAGAQIGGLGIAPGANLGEGACLAEPVHGSAPKYAGEDKVNPTAMILSGRIMLEQLGWEDAATLVRDAVEETISSGKVTYDLHRQIEGGTKLATSEYADAVVENIHELA, translated from the coding sequence ATGAGCTACGACAAGGTCGAGGTCCCCGCCGACGGCGAACGTATCACCGTCGACGAGGACGGCGAACTCGACGTACCGTCGAATCCGATCATCCCGATCATCTACGGGGACGGCATCGGGAAGGACGTGAGCCCGGCCGCCCAGCAAGTGCTGGAGGTCGCCGCGGAAGCGACCGGTCGCTCGATCCACTGGATGCGCCTCTACGCCGGCGAGTCGGCGCGCGAACGCTACGACGAGAACCTGCCCGAGGAGACCGTCGAGGCGATTCGCGAACACCGCGTCGCGATCAAGGGGCCGCTGACGACGCCAGTCGGGAGCGGCTTCCGGTCGCTGAACGTCGCCCTCCGGAAGAAACTCGACCTCTACGCGAACATGCGCCCGACCTACTACCTCGACGGCGTCCCCTCGCCCGTCACCAACCCCGAGAAGATGGACATGGTCAACTTCCGGGAGAACACCGAGGACGTGTACGCGGGCATCGAGTGGGAAGCGGGGACCGACGAGGTCGAACGCGTCCGCGAGTTCATCGAAGACGAGATGGGCAAGACCGGCATCATCCACGACGGCCCCGTCGGCATCGGCATCAAGCCCATCTCGGAGTTCGGGAGCAAGCGCCTGATCCGGCAGGCCATCGACTACGCCCTCCGCAACGACCGCGATTCGGTGACGCTCGTCCACAAGGGCAACATCATGAAGTTCACCGAGGCGGCCTTCCGCGACTGGGGCTACGAACTCGCCGAGGAGGAGTACGGCGACGAAGTCATCACGGAGGACGTTCTCTGGGACGAGTACGACGGCGAGGCGCCCGAGGACGTGGTGGTCGTCAAGGACCGCATCGCGGACAACATGCTCCAGCAGTTGCTCACCCGGACCGAGCAGTACGACGTGCTGGCGATGCCGAACCTCAACGGCGACTACCTCTCGGACGCCGCGGGCGCCCAGATCGGCGGCCTCGGCATCGCGCCCGGCGCGAATCTCGGCGAAGGAGCCTGTCTCGCCGAACCCGTCCACGGGTCCGCACCGAAGTACGCCGGCGAGGACAAAGTCAACCCGACCGCGATGATCCTCTCGGGTCGGATCATGCTCGAACAGCTGGGCTGGGAGGACGCCGCCACCCTCGTCCGCGACGCCGTCGAGGAGACGATTTCGTCGGGCAAGGTCACCTACGACCTCCACCGACAGATCGAGGGCGGCACGAAACTCGCCACGAGCGAGTACGCCGACGCCGTCGTCGAGAACATTCACGAGTTGGCGTGA
- the cmk gene encoding (d)CMP kinase — protein sequence MLLTVSGPAGSGKSTTAAGLAEALDLEHVSGGDIFRELATERGYTPVEFNELAEEDERIDRDLDQRLYEIARDRDGLVLESRLAGWLAPDADFRLWLDAPVNVRAARIADREEKSIERAREETLRRERSERKRYSDYYEIPIDDLSIYDLVVNTARWTAPDVLAILTTAIERYDPAVDEGRYTINGVDLDSLDL from the coding sequence ATGTTACTCACCGTGTCCGGACCGGCGGGCAGTGGGAAGAGCACCACCGCCGCCGGTCTCGCGGAGGCGCTCGATCTGGAGCACGTAAGCGGCGGCGACATCTTTCGCGAACTCGCCACCGAACGGGGCTACACGCCCGTCGAGTTCAACGAACTCGCCGAGGAGGACGAGCGGATCGACCGCGACCTCGATCAGCGCCTGTACGAGATCGCCCGGGACCGCGACGGTCTCGTCCTCGAATCCCGACTCGCCGGCTGGCTCGCACCCGACGCCGACTTCCGACTCTGGCTGGACGCCCCGGTCAACGTCCGGGCCGCCCGCATCGCCGACCGCGAAGAGAAGTCGATCGAACGGGCACGCGAGGAGACGCTCCGCCGCGAGCGAAGCGAGCGGAAACGCTACAGCGACTACTACGAGATTCCCATCGACGACCTCTCCATCTACGACCTCGTCGTGAACACGGCGCGGTGGACCGCCCCGGACGTACTGGCGATCCTCACGACCGCCATCGAGCGTTACGATCCCGCGGTCGACGAGGGCCGCTACACCATCAACGGTGTCGACCTCGACAGTCTCGACCTGTGA